One genomic region from Arthrobacter pigmenti encodes:
- a CDS encoding lytic transglycosylase domain-containing protein — protein MTAQRPSSPLNASAACNQPSKNRGINIAVSTAAIPAVVLSSVALAAAPAAAAPAPSHTAYQPLKYMPVIKGPNAALVPAALVASQVPRVMPMQSTPATYVVRSGDTISGIATRHGLKMHDVLKLNGLNISSIIHPGQKIKLSGSPSTPTAPKKESAEANTPAGTYTVKPGDTLGGIAARHNVSLGSVLQANGLSMSSIIHPGQKIRVGGAATPAPAPKPAAPKPAAPKPSTESPAETYTVKPGDTLGAIAARHGVSLGTVLSANGLSMNSIIHPGQKIKLGAGSSVAVQSTPPAKKPAPAQPSGGQYTIRAGDTLGAIAARHGISLSALLSANKLTATTIIHPGKKLTIPGAAKAKPEEKPADLVPNTFLHYTYPDAVVAEANKNKHTLNGLPVPSQAQMQAIVADTARNMGVDPSLALAFSYQESGFNQRAVSPANAIGAMQVIPMSGEWASDLVGRKLNLLDPYDNATAGVAIIRALIRTSPNLDDAIASYYQGQYSVQTHGMFADTKNYVAAIKAHQKNFR, from the coding sequence ATGACCGCCCAGCGCCCGTCATCGCCGCTGAACGCATCCGCCGCCTGCAACCAGCCATCAAAGAACCGCGGGATCAACATCGCGGTTTCAACCGCGGCGATCCCCGCCGTCGTGCTGTCATCGGTAGCCCTCGCTGCTGCGCCGGCCGCCGCAGCTCCGGCGCCGAGCCACACGGCCTACCAGCCGCTCAAATACATGCCGGTTATCAAGGGGCCAAACGCAGCGCTCGTGCCCGCAGCGCTTGTCGCCAGTCAGGTTCCGCGGGTCATGCCGATGCAGAGCACCCCCGCGACTTACGTTGTTCGTTCCGGTGACACGATCAGCGGCATCGCCACGCGCCATGGGCTGAAGATGCATGACGTGCTGAAGCTGAACGGGCTGAATATCAGCTCGATCATTCATCCCGGCCAGAAGATCAAGCTCAGCGGATCGCCGAGCACGCCCACGGCTCCGAAGAAGGAGTCCGCCGAAGCCAACACACCCGCGGGCACCTATACGGTGAAACCCGGCGATACCCTCGGCGGTATTGCGGCCCGGCACAACGTGAGCCTGGGCTCGGTACTTCAGGCCAACGGACTCTCGATGAGCTCCATCATCCATCCCGGACAGAAAATCAGGGTCGGGGGTGCGGCTACGCCCGCGCCCGCACCCAAGCCAGCTGCACCCAAGCCAGCAGCGCCCAAGCCGTCCACAGAAAGTCCAGCGGAGACCTACACTGTCAAGCCGGGAGACACCCTGGGCGCAATCGCCGCACGCCACGGTGTCAGCCTCGGCACCGTACTCTCGGCAAACGGGCTGTCGATGAACTCAATCATTCATCCCGGACAGAAGATCAAGCTGGGAGCCGGCTCGAGCGTAGCCGTCCAGTCCACTCCGCCCGCCAAGAAGCCAGCGCCTGCCCAGCCATCCGGCGGCCAGTACACAATCAGGGCCGGCGACACGCTCGGTGCCATCGCTGCCCGGCACGGTATCAGCCTGAGCGCTTTGCTCTCGGCCAACAAGCTCACTGCCACCACGATCATCCACCCCGGCAAAAAGCTCACAATCCCCGGCGCTGCCAAGGCCAAACCGGAGGAGAAGCCCGCGGACCTGGTCCCGAACACTTTCCTCCACTACACCTACCCGGACGCAGTCGTGGCTGAGGCGAACAAGAACAAGCACACCCTCAATGGGTTGCCGGTTCCCTCACAGGCGCAGATGCAAGCCATCGTCGCGGACACCGCACGGAACATGGGCGTTGATCCCAGCCTCGCCCTCGCGTTCTCCTACCAGGAGTCCGGATTCAACCAGCGGGCAGTCTCCCCCGCCAATGCGATCGGAGCCATGCAGGTCATTCCGATGTCGGGCGAGTGGGCCTCCGATCTGGTGGGGCGCAAACTGAACCTCCTGGATCCGTATGACAACGCAACTGCCGGCGTTGCGATCATCCGCGCGCTGATCCGCACCAGCCCCAACCTGGACGATGCGATCGCTTCCTACTACCAGGGCCAATATTCGGTTCAGACCCACGGCATGTTCGCTGACACCAAGAATTATGTGGCCGCAATCAAGGCGCATCAGAAGAACTTCCGCTGA
- a CDS encoding Rv2175c family DNA-binding protein produces MDTLENLVPDWLPLPDVAEALDLSVTKVHGLLNERALVAVRVTDRGIRSVPAEFIVDGHVLESLKGTIAVLGDSGFTDEEIIRWLYTEDDSLPGRPIDALKEGRKTEIRRRAQSLAW; encoded by the coding sequence GTGGATACCCTTGAGAATCTCGTTCCCGACTGGCTCCCGCTGCCCGACGTCGCAGAGGCCCTGGACCTGTCTGTCACGAAGGTGCACGGATTGCTGAATGAGCGCGCGCTTGTTGCCGTGCGCGTCACTGACCGCGGAATCAGGTCCGTTCCGGCCGAGTTCATTGTCGACGGTCACGTGCTGGAGAGCCTCAAGGGAACCATTGCGGTTCTGGGCGACTCAGGTTTCACTGACGAGGAAATCATTCGCTGGCTCTACACAGAAGACGATTCCCTTCCGGGTAGGCCAATTGACGCTCTGAAGGAAGGCCGCAAGACGGAGATTCGCCGTCGTGCCCAGTCGCTCGCCTGGTAA
- a CDS encoding polyprenyl synthetase family protein, with product MTAGTPLTPSAVQVEQDRFRQNLATASREFFSTQRTVLGSIAQDSIGLVDAIEDLTTGGKKLRPLLCYWGWRGAGGADDDAGIITAGMALELFQAAALIHDDIIDRSDFRRGAPSVHRRFEARHIDGGWRLDPERFGAAAAILAGDLCLSLSEEAFAGIPGVPGGAGRARSIFNLMRTEVMAGQYLDLLEEAVGPAREAGDAVERALTIVRFKSAKYSTEHPLRIGGALAGAPESVLAGYSAFALPLGEAFQLRDDLLGVYGDPEMTGKPAGDDLREGKRTVLIAKALQHCDPADRAALNTGLGRSGLTDAEVVTLRTIIDRSGARDEVEALIAERAAASSSALDSLDLDPLCREALSSLATAAIVRVS from the coding sequence ATGACTGCCGGGACGCCTTTGACACCATCAGCCGTCCAGGTGGAGCAGGACCGGTTCAGGCAGAATCTCGCCACGGCCAGCCGCGAATTCTTTTCAACCCAGCGCACAGTTCTCGGCTCCATCGCCCAGGACAGCATCGGACTGGTCGACGCGATCGAGGACCTGACAACCGGCGGCAAGAAGCTGCGTCCGTTGCTGTGCTACTGGGGGTGGCGGGGCGCGGGAGGAGCAGACGACGACGCCGGCATAATCACCGCGGGCATGGCGCTTGAGTTGTTCCAGGCTGCGGCGCTCATCCACGACGACATCATTGACCGCTCAGACTTCAGGCGGGGAGCGCCAAGCGTACACAGGCGCTTCGAGGCCCGCCATATCGACGGCGGATGGCGCCTCGACCCGGAGCGTTTCGGCGCTGCTGCGGCCATCCTGGCCGGTGACCTGTGCCTTTCCCTCAGCGAAGAGGCGTTCGCTGGCATCCCAGGCGTGCCCGGCGGAGCGGGCCGCGCGCGCTCCATCTTCAACCTTATGAGAACCGAAGTGATGGCGGGCCAGTATCTCGACCTGCTTGAGGAGGCCGTAGGGCCGGCCAGGGAAGCCGGGGACGCCGTCGAACGCGCCCTCACCATCGTGCGCTTCAAATCCGCCAAGTACTCGACCGAGCATCCGCTGCGCATCGGCGGGGCGCTGGCCGGTGCGCCTGAGTCAGTCCTGGCCGGATACTCAGCATTTGCCCTTCCGCTCGGGGAAGCGTTCCAGCTGCGGGATGACCTCCTCGGGGTTTACGGCGATCCCGAGATGACCGGAAAGCCCGCGGGAGACGACCTGCGTGAAGGCAAGCGGACCGTGCTTATAGCCAAGGCCCTCCAACACTGTGACCCGGCAGATCGCGCTGCCCTCAACACGGGCCTCGGGCGTTCCGGGCTTACTGACGCTGAGGTGGTGACCCTCCGCACCATCATTGACCGGTCGGGGGCACGGGACGAGGTGGAGGCGCTCATCGCCGAACGGGCCGCTGCCAGCTCCAGTGCCCTGGACAGCTTGGACCTCGACCCGCTGTGCCGCGAGGCGCTCTCATCACTGGCTACTGCTGCCATTGTTCGGGTTTCTTAG
- the dinB gene encoding DNA polymerase IV — MPARSDLAGIEDADCTILHVDMDAFYVSVELLSRPELRGKAVIAGSPSGRSVVLSASYEARRFGVRSAMPMSTAMRLCPHAVILEPHHNRYAEVSASVMEIFGTITPLVEQLSVDEAFLDVTGSIRRLGPPRTIGEEIRARISRELGITASVGIASTKFVAKIASTRAKPDGLLLIPAARTVEYLHTLPVSALWGVGAKTQEVLARLGISTVEDVARTPVSVLQRLLGVSGTHVHQLAWGKDPRPVTVTRQEKSIGAEETFAADVADDDTLRAELLRLSHRTASRLRAAHLRTGGISLKLRYADFSTLTRSRRLAEPVDSAHALYGAACLLLASLGVRPMSVRLIGIRAERLETGDDGAHQLTIDRRDDNWRVAEETLDKVKGKFGASVIMPARLLDRRTPEGGESS, encoded by the coding sequence ATGCCCGCTCGTTCCGACCTCGCGGGAATCGAGGACGCGGACTGCACGATCCTGCACGTGGATATGGACGCGTTTTACGTGTCGGTTGAGCTCTTGTCCCGTCCGGAGCTTCGGGGGAAGGCTGTCATTGCCGGATCGCCGTCCGGACGTTCTGTAGTGCTTTCGGCGTCCTACGAGGCGAGACGTTTCGGTGTGCGCTCGGCCATGCCAATGTCGACCGCCATGCGCTTATGCCCGCATGCGGTGATTCTGGAGCCGCATCACAACCGGTATGCCGAGGTTTCCGCTTCGGTGATGGAGATTTTTGGAACCATCACACCCCTCGTGGAACAGCTCAGCGTCGATGAGGCCTTCCTCGACGTGACGGGTTCGATCAGGCGGCTTGGCCCGCCGCGCACAATCGGCGAGGAGATCCGCGCGAGAATCAGCCGGGAGCTCGGCATCACGGCAAGCGTCGGAATCGCCTCAACCAAGTTCGTTGCCAAGATCGCTTCAACGCGCGCGAAGCCGGACGGTCTGCTGCTCATTCCTGCGGCCCGCACGGTGGAGTATCTGCATACGCTGCCGGTGTCTGCGCTCTGGGGTGTCGGGGCCAAGACGCAGGAGGTGCTGGCAAGGCTCGGTATTTCGACGGTGGAGGATGTGGCTCGCACGCCGGTGTCTGTGCTTCAACGCCTTCTTGGGGTTTCCGGAACCCACGTCCACCAGCTCGCCTGGGGTAAGGATCCGAGACCGGTGACGGTTACCCGCCAGGAGAAGAGTATTGGTGCTGAGGAGACGTTCGCGGCGGACGTGGCCGACGACGACACCCTGCGGGCCGAACTGCTTCGGCTCTCCCACCGCACCGCTTCCCGGCTGCGGGCAGCGCATCTGCGTACGGGGGGCATTTCCCTCAAGCTGCGGTATGCCGACTTCTCCACGCTGACACGCTCGCGGAGGCTGGCGGAACCGGTGGACAGTGCACATGCGCTCTATGGTGCGGCATGCCTCCTCCTGGCTTCCCTTGGCGTGCGGCCGATGAGTGTGCGGCTGATCGGTATTCGTGCCGAGCGGCTGGAAACAGGGGACGACGGCGCGCACCAACTCACGATCGATCGCAGGGACGACAACTGGCGCGTTGCCGAGGAGACGCTCGATAAGGTGAAGGGAAAATTCGGGGCCTCGGTGATCATGCCGGCGCGGCTGTTGGACCGGCGTACGCCGGAAGGCGGTGAGAGCAGCTGA
- a CDS encoding DUF3040 domain-containing protein, with product MALSEHEQRLLDQLEQQLHADDPKFAHSMASSTPRSMSTRRIVLGSLVTVAGLAVLLLGITNQFIPVGVVGFLIMGAGVYYATTKSKLSGSAPGGGKDTKTASASRGNGFLSSLEEKWDERKRDQP from the coding sequence ATGGCACTCTCGGAGCACGAGCAGCGGCTGCTTGACCAGTTGGAACAACAGCTTCATGCCGATGATCCCAAATTTGCCCACTCCATGGCGTCGAGCACGCCCCGCTCCATGTCCACGCGGCGCATTGTGCTTGGGTCGCTGGTCACTGTGGCAGGCTTGGCGGTTTTGCTGCTTGGAATCACCAACCAGTTCATCCCTGTGGGGGTGGTCGGCTTCCTCATCATGGGGGCAGGGGTGTACTACGCCACCACAAAGTCCAAGTTGAGCGGATCTGCTCCAGGCGGAGGCAAGGACACGAAAACGGCAAGCGCATCCCGCGGTAACGGCTTCCTCAGCAGCCTCGAAGAGAAATGGGATGAGCGCAAACGGGATCAACCGTAG
- the mraZ gene encoding division/cell wall cluster transcriptional repressor MraZ: MFLGTHTPRLDEKGRLILPAKFRDELSDGLVLTRGQERCIYVFSQREFEKVHEQMREAPISSRQARDYIRVFLSGASDEVPDKQGRITIPPALRNYAGLDRELAVIGAGSRAEIWDASAWNSYLEEKETSFSETDEDALPGII; the protein is encoded by the coding sequence ATGTTCCTCGGAACACACACTCCCCGCCTTGACGAAAAGGGGCGGTTGATCCTTCCGGCCAAGTTCCGCGATGAGCTGAGCGACGGCCTGGTATTGACCAGGGGACAGGAGCGCTGCATCTACGTTTTTAGTCAGCGGGAGTTCGAAAAGGTTCACGAGCAGATGCGGGAAGCACCCATATCTTCGCGTCAGGCAAGGGACTATATCCGTGTCTTCCTGTCCGGCGCTTCAGATGAGGTTCCGGATAAGCAGGGCCGGATTACTATTCCACCTGCTCTGCGGAACTACGCAGGGTTGGACCGGGAGCTGGCAGTGATCGGTGCGGGAAGCCGCGCGGAGATCTGGGATGCATCCGCCTGGAACAGCTATCTCGAAGAGAAGGAAACCTCCTTCTCCGAAACTGACGAAGATGCGCTGCCGGGCATTATCTGA
- the rsmH gene encoding 16S rRNA (cytosine(1402)-N(4))-methyltransferase RsmH, which translates to MGKERPTEDRHIPVLRDRCLALLAPAIETAGDHAVVADATLGMGGHSEALLERFPKLHLVGIDRDRQALQLAAERLSAYENRTDLVHAVYDEIPAVLEDLGIPQVHGVLFDLGVSSLQLDERERGFAYSFDAPLDMRMDTSTGQTAAEVVNTYPENELLRIIRTWGEEKFAGRIASAIVGARREKPFATTGELVDAIRSVVPAGAARTGGHPAKRTFQALRIEVNEELTVLTRAIPSAIDVLAVQGRVVAMSYHSLEDKIVKAAFAAGTRSSAPPGFPVELEEHKPYLSALTRGTEAPTDQEIADNPRAASAKLRAVERTRPSTRDRNAR; encoded by the coding sequence ATGGGCAAGGAGCGTCCTACCGAGGACCGGCACATCCCGGTACTGCGCGATCGTTGCCTGGCCCTCCTGGCGCCCGCAATCGAAACAGCCGGTGACCACGCCGTCGTCGCTGACGCCACCCTGGGCATGGGAGGCCACTCCGAAGCCCTCCTCGAACGGTTCCCCAAACTTCACCTGGTAGGCATCGACCGCGATCGCCAGGCGCTTCAGCTCGCCGCGGAGCGTCTTTCCGCCTATGAGAACCGGACGGATCTGGTTCATGCCGTCTATGACGAAATCCCGGCAGTTCTCGAAGACCTAGGGATCCCCCAAGTGCACGGCGTGTTGTTCGACCTCGGAGTCTCCTCCCTGCAGCTCGATGAGCGCGAAAGGGGCTTTGCCTATTCCTTTGATGCCCCGCTGGACATGCGCATGGACACCAGCACCGGACAGACCGCAGCAGAGGTGGTGAACACGTATCCGGAGAACGAGTTGCTTCGGATCATCCGCACCTGGGGCGAAGAGAAGTTCGCGGGGCGCATCGCGTCCGCAATCGTAGGAGCACGCCGGGAGAAGCCATTCGCAACCACCGGGGAGCTGGTGGACGCGATCCGCTCCGTGGTACCCGCCGGTGCGGCCCGCACAGGAGGGCATCCCGCTAAACGTACCTTCCAGGCATTGCGCATCGAGGTCAACGAAGAGCTCACCGTGCTCACCCGGGCCATCCCGTCCGCGATCGACGTTCTCGCGGTGCAGGGCCGTGTGGTTGCCATGTCCTACCACTCGCTCGAGGACAAGATCGTGAAGGCTGCGTTCGCTGCCGGAACGCGCTCCTCCGCCCCGCCGGGCTTCCCGGTGGAACTCGAAGAGCACAAGCCATACCTGAGCGCGCTCACCCGGGGGACCGAAGCCCCCACCGACCAGGAGATAGCGGATAATCCCCGCGCCGCCTCCGCGAAGCTTCGAGCAGTGGAACGCACCCGACCAAGCACGAGAGACAGGAACGCGCGATGA
- a CDS encoding penicillin-binding protein 2 translates to MARAETPNHESLRVALGAARLRVGLAFVLILLLVLGVRLFQVQGLDLGGMAQAGLNKRLVSQPVPAIRGSILDDEGNELAHTVQRFDIVVDQTLSDVESFYRFEDETDEEPTEIPMEQGFQELSAILGQDVETLKASILGEDKFAFVARSVTPEVRNDVMDVKMPGVYADPTTLRTYPSGAVAGSILGFMSGDGRALSGIELTQEDRLRGTPGSRTFEIGGDGIRIPYATNEDVPAQDGQSVRLTIDQDLQFFAQQTIAAQVQDYNAQWGSIVVMEAESGAIKAMAQSTSPDPNNFAATDPEFRKALSVTASFEPGSTTKLITMAAALEEGIIEPTSRFEIPPSYTVDGQTFTDAFEHGTEQRTAAGIFAKSMNTGTVMIGEQLTPQQRYDWLRKFGVGEPLNVGLNGETSGILPTPDTWDPRQQYTVLFGQGLAQTALHTASIYQTIANDGVRLQPRLIDAYIDPDGTEHKVPQVEGARVVSEETVGKLHNMLETVTVEGSGATGALEEYRVGSKTGTAEAPSPQGGYDGYTLSYAGMAPMEDPKYVVVVTLQRPQGDLYYLLPGESFQKVMKHVLNSNNVPPSTGKPETYPVVY, encoded by the coding sequence GTGGCACGAGCGGAAACCCCCAACCACGAATCGCTTCGGGTGGCACTCGGAGCCGCGCGTCTGAGGGTGGGTTTGGCGTTCGTGCTCATCTTGCTGCTGGTGCTCGGCGTTCGACTCTTCCAGGTGCAGGGGCTAGACCTCGGAGGCATGGCCCAGGCGGGGCTCAACAAGCGGCTGGTCTCGCAGCCCGTGCCGGCCATCCGGGGGAGCATCCTAGACGACGAAGGCAACGAACTGGCGCACACGGTCCAGCGCTTCGACATTGTGGTTGACCAGACACTCAGCGACGTCGAATCCTTCTACCGGTTTGAAGACGAAACGGATGAGGAGCCCACTGAGATCCCGATGGAGCAGGGGTTCCAGGAGCTGTCCGCGATCCTCGGCCAGGATGTCGAAACGCTCAAAGCCTCGATCCTGGGCGAGGACAAGTTCGCCTTCGTGGCGCGCTCGGTTACGCCCGAGGTCCGCAATGATGTGATGGACGTCAAGATGCCCGGGGTTTACGCTGACCCCACGACCCTGCGCACCTATCCATCAGGAGCGGTCGCCGGATCCATTCTCGGATTCATGAGCGGCGACGGACGTGCGCTGAGCGGCATCGAACTCACCCAGGAAGATCGGCTGAGGGGAACGCCGGGAAGCCGCACCTTTGAAATCGGTGGCGACGGCATCCGCATCCCATACGCAACCAATGAGGATGTGCCTGCCCAGGACGGGCAGTCCGTCCGGCTCACCATCGACCAGGACCTGCAGTTCTTCGCACAGCAGACCATCGCCGCCCAGGTACAGGACTACAACGCGCAATGGGGCAGCATTGTGGTGATGGAGGCGGAAAGCGGCGCCATCAAGGCAATGGCGCAGTCCACGTCGCCGGACCCCAACAACTTCGCCGCGACGGACCCTGAGTTTCGGAAGGCTCTTTCCGTGACGGCCTCGTTCGAGCCGGGCTCCACCACCAAGCTCATCACCATGGCCGCCGCGCTGGAAGAAGGCATCATCGAGCCCACTAGCCGGTTCGAGATCCCGCCGAGCTACACGGTCGACGGCCAAACCTTCACGGACGCCTTCGAGCACGGCACCGAGCAGCGTACTGCTGCGGGAATCTTCGCCAAATCGATGAACACCGGCACAGTGATGATCGGCGAACAACTCACACCCCAACAGCGCTACGACTGGCTCCGCAAGTTCGGCGTCGGCGAGCCGCTCAACGTCGGGCTCAACGGTGAAACCTCCGGCATTTTGCCCACCCCCGATACCTGGGATCCCCGGCAGCAGTACACCGTCCTGTTCGGGCAGGGCCTCGCGCAGACCGCGCTCCACACAGCATCGATCTACCAGACGATCGCGAACGACGGCGTGCGGCTGCAGCCTCGCCTCATCGATGCCTATATTGACCCTGACGGCACGGAGCACAAGGTTCCGCAGGTGGAGGGCGCACGGGTTGTATCTGAGGAGACCGTGGGCAAGCTGCACAACATGCTCGAGACGGTGACAGTGGAGGGATCGGGTGCCACAGGGGCGCTGGAGGAGTACCGCGTAGGCTCGAAGACCGGCACCGCCGAAGCGCCAAGCCCCCAGGGAGGCTACGACGGCTACACACTCTCCTACGCGGGGATGGCTCCGATGGAGGACCCGAAGTACGTGGTGGTCGTGACCCTGCAGCGGCCCCAGGGAGACCTGTACTATCTGCTTCCGGGGGAATCTTTCCAGAAGGTCATGAAGCACGTCCTCAATTCGAATAACGTTCCGCCCTCCACCGGTAAGCCCGAAACTTACCCGGTTGTGTACTGA